A stretch of DNA from Bos taurus isolate L1 Dominette 01449 registration number 42190680 breed Hereford chromosome 25, ARS-UCD2.0, whole genome shotgun sequence:
CGCATCAGCCAGTCGGAGGATGAGGAGAGCATCGTAGGGGATGGTGAGACCAAGGAGCCCTTCCTGCTGGTGCAGTACTCGGCCAAGGGACCGTGTGTGGAGAGGAAGGCCAAGCTGACCCCCAACGGCCCTGAAGTCCACAGCTGAGCTGGGATGCAGAGGCTCCTGGGCCTGTTTGTAGCCAGCCGGGAGAGGCACAGGAGGGGCGAACCCACAGACATGCCTCCGCCTAAGAGGAAGGGTTGACACTTTGCTGGCATGGCCTCGCCAGGCTTCATCATCGCATGCACTGACTCCCGGGGTCCCAGCAGTCCCAATCCGGGGCTCGCTGGCCCTGGGCAACCCCTCAGCGTCCTGGTGGGACTGCCCATTGCAGGCAGTGGGCAGACCTGACCTAGCCGGGGCTCTCGGCCCCACAGCGCTTTTGTTACTTGAATGTTTAGCTGAGCCTGTTTTTGATGGAGCTACTACTACTGTAACGCGTGAACTCACAAGCCTGTGAACTGTAAATAGGCCCCGGAAGCACGTGCTTAAGCCTcttttgctgatttttaaaaatatcgcGTGTAGAGCACATGGGATTGTCCGAACTAAGGCTGAGCTGAGTCAAGGCAGTGGGGGAGAGTGGTTTTAGACGTGTAAGGCCCACGTGGCACTTGGCAGGGGCCTCTGATACACGTGCGTCTGTACGTATAGGACGTGACATGTCGGTTTTAAGCCTCCTAGCAGACCCTTCGGGGTGCCTTGGTGGTTTGCTTTGTGAGCGATGAATGGAATCGGGGGCGCCATCCGCCCCCGTGCCCCGCCCCGCTAGCTCCTGGTAGATGAGGTCGTTAAATGGCTGTTCCCTGTTGCCGGTGGAGCGATTGCAAGGAAGCTGCTGCGGCTGCTTGGGAGCCGGTGAAGGACGAAGTCAAGGCACGAGTCCCGAGGCTGTCAGGCGTCCCAGTGGCAGAGCAGTTTCTGGCCCCCGTGGTCTTGAGCATGCTGggcgccccgccccccacccggCTTTACTGAGCGCTGGCTTTGCTGGAAAACACCAGAGCTGCCGCCTTCACCCGCATCCGAAACCCAACTGGCCCAGGAAGGGGAGACAATGGCGGCTTTAGTTTGTTGTTGTATTTAATGTTTTCTGCACTGGAGGGGGGCGGGGTTTAGTTTCCCCTCTGTTTCCCCCTCCTGCCCTTTTCACAGATCTGCTTCCTTTCCGCTCAGATTCCCACCCACCTGCTCCATTTCACTGTCCTCAGCCGGCCACCCACAAGGAGGGTCCCCTGACCTTGCTCTGAGAGTGCCCAGTGTCGTTTCTTGGGTCCCTGAGGAAGCAGGAGCCCCGAGCAGCCTGTACTTCAGTAGGCGGGTAGGGGGAGAAGGGGCTTAAGGTTCAGGACTTGGTTTTTGCAAAGATGAGGAGCTGGATGGCCACGgacaccccaccaccaccccttgCCCCTCCACAGGGTCCCTTGTGTAGACTTCAGTGAACTCGGGTTTTTAATCACACCACTGTAAACAGTCCTAAACGATGATTAGATGGTGATTTGTGTGCGCATCCTTGGGAATAAACTGGAGGCCAGCCCTGGCAGAGCTTCGGAGCGCTGGCCCCCAGCACTTGAGCCTCCTGCCGCAGGAGAGGTGGCGAGCGCCTGGCTAACCCCAGGCTGCTGCCACCCTGTCAGAGCTCCCCCCCAGAGTTCTGGCCTCCTGGGCACGCTGAAGGCGGCTCCTCTGGCCTCATCCAGATTTCCCCTAAAAAAGTGTGTTGAACTAATCCAACTTTCTAGAACCCCTAGGAGGGAGCTTAGGGAACACCTTTCTTAGCAGTGTACCCCTCAATTAAGGGTCCAACCTTAAATGATGGctaggggggaggggaggggtagcTAGTTAAAAGACAATTTGAGCTGAAAGCAGGGTTGAGACAGCATAGGATGCTACTGAGGGATCCTTAGAAGGTGGCCGGGCTTTAGAGCAGGGGAGAGGCTGCCTTTGGTCCCTACCCGGGGATGGCTAAGTGTGAGACGAGACCAGCAGAGGCCGGACACAGTGTGGGCTGCAGGCGGGTGTCAGGTTCTAAAGGGGTTAACTGGAAGGTCAAGGAGGTGTGCTTTCTAACGGAGGACATAAAACTGGGGCAGGTGTGGGGGTGTCTGATCCATTCCCCTCACATTTCAGAGCTTCGGGCTTTCTACCTCTACTTTCTGCAGCCGGTGGTCAGCAGCTGAGACTGTCTGTCCTTCCCCCAAGTAACCGAAGCACATGTATTTTCAAATCTCTGAACCTGACCCTGAAAACGACCACCGCTTGACTGTCAGGCTTGCCCCGAGCTTCTTACCATGCCCCTGCAGTTTCAGTTTTGAGAACATGAAGCGTCACTTTCTCCTTAGTTTCACTCTTGGGGGGTCCTTATCTGTTGACATCTATGCCTCTGGCACCGGGCACATCAGCATGGTGTCCTTGCCGGTTCAGAGGCACAGTGGGGCTCTAGTGGGGTCTCTGGGGTAAGTGGAAGGGCCCACAGGACTGGTGACCAACCACACAATAGCTCTCATTGTTCTTTGTCAATAGCTACTTTTTTTAGCAGAGACACCAGAGCCACGTACTCCAATGGCTCAGTTAAGTTATGACCTCTCATTGAATTCTTTCTGAATAGCCCAACTGTTGCGTCCAAGTTTCCTGACTTGTCAGTCAGGACGTTAGCCTTTCATCCTGCGTGTCATGGCAGAGGCAACaggagggggatggggagggaactCCGACACTGAGCCACTGAAACAGGGACTAACTTTTCTGACGAATCTTCACATGGACTGTGCTACTGTTTTTTGTCTCAAAGCTACCAAGTTTGTGCAATAAGTGGAGGGGATGTCACCCCTGTTCAATAAAAGCTGAATGACATTCAAGTTGATTTTCTAGACCACTGAGAAAATCTTTATTTACaataaatttcaataaaatttgcATAAATATATTCCCAATGTAcagttttctcctttgatttcttcatgtCATTTTCCAAAGTCAGTCTGTCCGATTCTCAGGGCTCCCTTCAGAGGCCAGTGTGGAGCTGATGTTGGCAGGCAGGGGCGTGCTGGCGGGCAGCCGGGGGGCACCTGGGGGCTCGGGGTGCTCTGAGCGTGCCTTGCTTGGGGGCACGCGGTCATCCGCCCCGTCCCTGCCCTCCAGCTTCTGCTCCATGGTAGCCACCAGGATCTTGAGCCACGTGTTCTCAGTGAGGAGGGTTTCCGAGGCGTcagccagctcctggagcttgcggGCCACCTCATCAAGCTCCCGGGTCTTATGCTCGTAGAGGGCCTGCAGCTGCTCGCTGTGCAGCCGCAGCAGGTCATGCTGCCGCTCCAGCGTGTGCTGCTGCCGGAGCAGCCGGTGCTCGTCCCTGCGTGCGCTGGCGAGCCGGGCCTCCACCTGGACCTGCGCCCGCTGCAGGGTGCCAATCTCTGCCCGCAGCTTCCGGATCTCTCTCTCCAGGTGGGCGATGTGCCCCTGCTGCAGGACCGCCTCGTTCTGAAGACACTCTGCGGTGGGAGGGCCAGCCAGGTTCCGGGGGTCGGAAGCTGGGTCTGAGTGATGCAGGATGAACCGCAGCAGGTTGG
This window harbors:
- the SNN gene encoding stannin codes for the protein MSIMDHSPTTGVVTVIVILIAIAALGALILGCWCYLRLQRISQSEDEESIVGDGETKEPFLLVQYSAKGPCVERKAKLTPNGPEVHS